One region of Triticum aestivum cultivar Chinese Spring chromosome 6B, IWGSC CS RefSeq v2.1, whole genome shotgun sequence genomic DNA includes:
- the LOC123137727 gene encoding cationic amino acid transporter 9, chloroplastic, with protein sequence MTQGPTSLLPVWARTTARRPSSRRQSLHATTAEAMDGEGAHHRPSPSSSSGRPFLSGLCAAALRRKPISARASAAASGEGLVRQLGVLELVLLGIGASIGAGIFVITGTVARDAGPGVTISFALAGAACVLNALCYAELASRFPAVVGGAYLYTYAAFNELTAFLVFTQLMLDYHIGAASIARSLASYFIQFLELIPSVKGNVPSWIGHGEEFFGGVISVNILAPILLVILTVILCRGVKESSAVNTFMTTLKIIIVIVVVFAGVFEVDVSNWSPFMPNGFKAVVTGSTVVFFAYVGFDAVANSAEEAKNPQRDLPIGILGSLLACVILYVAVCLVITGMLPYTLLGEDAPLAEAFSAKGLKFVTVLISIGAVAGLTTTLLVGLYVQSRLYLGLGRDGLLPSIFSKVHPTLHTPLHSQIWVGCVAAVLAGLFNVHALSHILSVGTLTGYSVVSACVITLRWSDKATNSRSLGKISIWQEGVFCLVIVALCGFIAGISYRFSYSIAFIIIAFLIATAGSFSLLFRQVYVPVDPPRFSCPGVPMVPIVSVFFNMFLFAQLHEEAWYRFVILSFIAVGVYAGYGQYNAVPSTSDHSSVAYHGVPSEAP encoded by the exons ATGACGCAAGGGCCGACGTCACTCCTCCCGGTCTGGGCGCGGACGACTGCACGAAGGCCCAGTAGTCGACGCCAGTCGCTCCACGCCACCACCGCAGAGGCCATGGATGGAGAAGGCGCGCACCAcaggccctccccctcctcctcatccGGCCGCCCCTTCCTCTCCGGCCTCTGCGCCGCCGCGCTCCGCCGCAAGCCCATCTCCGCGCGCGCCTCTGCCGCCGCCTCCGGCGAGGGTCTCGTGCGGCAGCTCGGCGTCCTCGAGCTCGTGCTCCTCGGGATCGGCGCGTCCATCGGCGCCGGCATCTTCGTCATCACCGGAACCGTCGCCCGCGACGCTGGCCCAG GTGTTACAATCAGTTTTGCTCTCGCTGGAGCTGCGTGTGTGCTCAATGCATTGTGCTATGCTGAACTGGCATCTCGTTTTCCTGCCGTGGTCGGCGGAGCATACTTGTACACATATGCAGCGTTTAATGAACTCACGGCCTTCTTGGTTTTCACCCAGTTGATGCTTGATTACCATATTGGGGCAGCAAGCATTGCTCGTAGCTTAGCAAGCTATTTTATCCAATTCTTGGAGCTGATTCCGTCTGTGAAAGGCAATGTTCCAAGTTGGATTGGGCATGGAGAAGAGTTTTTTGGTGGTGTTATTTCAGTTAACATATTGGCTCCAATCCTTCTTGTCATCCTGACTGTGATCCTATGCCGCGGTGTCAAAGAATCATCTGCAGTGAATACCTTTATGACTACATTGAAG ATAATCATCGTCATAGTCGTTGTATTTGCTGGTGTGTTTGAGGTGGATGTATCAAACTGGTCACCATTTATGCCGAATGGTTTCAAAGCTGTTGTAACCGGATCTACAGTAGTCTTCTTTGCATATGTTGGATTCGATGCAGTTGCTAATTCTGCCGAGGAAGCTAAAAACCCACAG CGGGACTTGCCTATTGGCATCCTAGGAAGCCTTCTGGCATGTGTCATCCTATATGTTGCTGTATGCTTGGTGATTACTGGAATGTTGCCATATACATTACTGGGTGAAGATGCTCCCTTGGCTGAGGCTTTTTCTGCAAAGGGGCTGAAATTTGTAACTGTTTTGATCAGCATTGGAGCTGTTGCTGGTCTTACTACAACGCTTCTTGTTGGTCTGTATGTTCAG TCACGTTTGTATCTTGGACTTGGAAGGGATGGCCTACTACCTTCAATATTTTCTAAAGTTCATCCAACACTGCATACTCCTCTGCACTCTCAGATCTGGGTTGGTTGTGTTGCAGCAGTCTTAGCTGGCCTCTTTAATGTGCATGCACTCTCTCATATTCTCTCAGTTGGCACACTG ACAGGCTACTCGGTTGTATCAGCTTGTGTGATCACACTTCGATGGAGCGACAAAGCAACTAATTCTCGCTCCCTTGGAAAAATTTCAATCTGGCAGGAGGGTGTTTTCTGTCTTGTCATAGTGGCTCTCTGTGGTTTCATAGCAGGAATATCCTACCGGTTTAGCTATTCTATTGCCTTCATCATCATAGCTTTTCTGATAGCTACCGCTGGCAGTTTTTCTCTGCTGTTTCGACAG GTGTATGTTCCTGTGGACCCGCCTCGCTTTTCTTGTCCTGGAGTTCCTATGGTTCCGATTGTCTCTGTTTTCTTCAATATGTTTTTGTTTGCTCAG CTACATGAAGAAGCTTGGTACAGATTTGTCATCCTTAGTTTCATCGCGGTGGGGGTATATGCTGGATATGGTCAGTACAACGCTGTTCCGTCTACTTCGGACCACTCGTCTGTTGCATACCATGGAGTGCCTTCGGAAGCCCCATGA